The following are encoded together in the Phaseolus vulgaris cultivar G19833 chromosome 9, P. vulgaris v2.0, whole genome shotgun sequence genome:
- the LOC137820295 gene encoding sister chromatid cohesion protein PDS5 homolog C-like, whose protein sequence is MASTDKQLEEQLFEAGKKLADPPSSVEELLSLLEQVESCLSRVEQSPADSMQNALSPSLKALIADQLLRHSDKDVKVAVASCISEITRITAPEAPYDDDQMKEVFQLIVSSFENLHDKLSQSYAKRISILETVAKVRSCVVMLDLECDALISDMFQHFLKAVREHHPENVFSSMETIMTLVVEESEDISLDLLSPLLDSIKKDNEEAFPIAQKLGERVLESCATKLKPYLVQAVKSLGISVDDYSAVLASICQDTSDDLEKNDTCVTSEHVEDKSESAKQSLEESTQGVKKDSKEVTSSQQENPDANKSPNSVMSYGIACVGENTANPIKKQEDADCSNHSVGLNISDREVHNDLDAEKVDNSKQKEGKATKRPRKKSSSSTKSAKPSKVQVAANEKETEKSNSKIVPSSPHEEHFVEAAGPSENKKEIDAKISSPKAVNDESEVVTSPPSESLNDKNPSKKLGRSKKKDNPVKEGAAYDVSKVSGGASDSEAKPVRRSVKKALGEKYDLKKYSVVDSVKKGSGAANNADAKKNSAKKLDENKKGSGGSSSRQAEDRKKGGRGKAKSETDVAKSFAMNLDEEMVSSPRSGTKSTKDESSEETPKANVKRKLTSGKEDESDIKEYGENLVGLRVKVWWPKDHEFYKGVINSFDSAKKRHKVSYDDGDEEILNLGKEKWKVIEEDSDTDEEERSDRASLDASTDMQPKKKGKTSDGETAKQGKMDVSSRSGGVTSSSRSKNVSTKSSQKSKDDNKLKDSKTNSKSEDEVNRKSKDGTPKSSSSKSIVPTKKPSNKLKNTDTAKTRESKDHDTSMSKTTSKSKKEILKSGKSKKTTPKTVISKGKSPKSGRKTDVNGTGKVKSGLLKRKDFENDNLDVSEGEVEDKGKTLISSKAQGSEIKSGKKRRKN, encoded by the exons ATGGCGTCTACTGATAAACAATTGGAAGAACAACTTTTCGAAGCTGGTAAAAAGCTCGCAGATCCTCCGTCTTCGGTAGAGGAGCTCCTCTCACTCTTAGAG CAAGTAGAAAGTTGCCTATCAAGGGTTGAACAGTCACCGGCAGATTCTATGCAAAATGCACTCTCTCCATCATTGAAAGCATTGATTGCTGACCAACTTTTAAGGCACTCAGATAAGGATGTCAAAGTTGCAGTTGCCTCTTGCATCAGTGAAATAACAAGAATTACTGCACCTGAAGCTCCTTATGATGATGATCAAATGAAG GAGGTCTTTCAATTAATAGTATCATCATTTGAAAATTTGCATGACAAGTTAAGTCAATCATATGCCAAGAGAATCTCAATTTTGGAAACTGTTGCAAAAGTCAGATCATGTGTGGTAATGCTGGACCTTGAATGTGATGCTCTGATTTCGGATATGTTTCAACATTTCTTGAAAGCTGTAAG GGAACATCATCCAGAAAATGTTTTTTCGTCTATGGAAACAATTATGACACTTGTTGTAGAGGAAAGTGAAGATATATCATTGGACCTGCTATCTCCACTACTGGACAGCATTAAGAAAGACAATGAG GAAGCTTTTCCAATTGCCCAAAAATTGGGGGAGAGGGTTCTTGAAAGTTGTGCAACCAAGCTTAAACCCTACTTGGTTCAAGCAGTGAAATCCTTGGGTATATCTGTGGATGATTATAGTGCTGTACTTGCTTCAATATGCCAAGATACATCTGATGATTTGGAGAAAAATGATACATGTGTGACTAGTGAGCATGTG GAAGATAAGAGCGAGTCAGCAAAACAATCACTGGAGGAGTCAACACAG GGGGTTAAAAAGGATTCGAAGGAAGTTACATCCTCTCAACAAGAAAATCCTGATGCTAATAAATCTCCTAACTCAGTCATGAGCTATGGTATTGCATGTGTTGGAGAAAATACTGCTAATCCCATTAAAAAGCAAGAGGATGCTGATTGTTCTAATCACTCCGTAGGATTGAATATATCTGATCGTGAGGTGCATAATGATTTGGACGCTGAAAAGGTTGACAATAGTAAACAAAAGGAAGGAAAAGCTACTAAGAGACCACGAAAGAAATCAAGCTCTTCAACTAAATCGGCAAAACCTTCCAAGGTTCAAGTTGCTGCTAATGAGAAGGAAACTGAGAAAAGTAACAGTAAGATAGTTCCCAGTTCCCCTCATGAGGAACATTTTGTCGAAGCAGCAGGACCTTCAGAGAATAAGAAAGAAATTGATGCTAAGATTTCATCACCAAAGGCAGTAAATGATGAATCGGAAGTTGTTACTTCTCCTCCAAGTGAGAGTCTCAATGATAAAAATCCTTCGAAGAAACTTGGGCGATCAAAAAAGAAAGACAACCCTGTAAAAGAAGGGGCTGCATATGATGTTTCAAAGGTGTCTGGAGGAGCTAGTGATTCTGAAGCCAAACCTGTGAGGCGGTCAGTGAAAAAGGCACTTGGTGAAAAGTATGATCTGAAAAAATATAGTGTGGTAGATTCAGTAAAAAAAGGAAGCGGGGCAGCAAATAATGCTGATGCTAAAAAAAACTCTGCCAAGAAATTAGATGAAAACAAAAAGGGTAGTGGTGGATCCTCTTCAAGGCAGGCGGAAGACAGAAAAAAAGGAGGGCGGGGTAAAGCTAAGTCTGAAACAGATGTAGCAAAATCATTTGCTATGAATTTGGACGAA GAAATGGTTTCTTCTCCGAGGTCTGGTACAAAATCTACAAAAGATGAAAGTTCGGAGGAGACTCCCAAGGCAAATGTGAAAAGGAAGCTTACTTCTGGAAAAGAAGAT GAATCTGATATAAAGGAATATGGTGAAAACCTTGTCGGTTTACGGGTCAAAGTTTGGTGGCCTAAGGATCATGA GTTTTACAAAGGTGTTATTAATTCTTTTGATTCTGCTAAAAAGAGGCACAAG GTCTCATATGATGATGGTGATGAAGAAATATTAAATCTCGGGAAGGAGAAATGGAAGGTCATTGAAGAGGACTCAGATACAGATGAG GAAGAACGAAGTGATCGGGCAAGTCTTGATGCTTCCACTGATAT GCAACCAAAGAAGAAAGGGAAAACGAGTGATGGTGAAACAGCCAAGCAAGGAAAGATGGATGTTTCCTCCAGAAG TGGTGGAGTAACATCGTCTAGTAGATCAAAAAATGTATCCACGAAGTCTAGCCAAAAGTCCAAAGATGACAACAAATTGAAAGATTCCAAGACAAATAGCAAATCTGAGGATGAAGTTAATAGAAAATCTAAGGATGGTACTCCTAAAAGTTCTAGCAGTAAATCCATTGTTCCTACTAAGAAACCGagtaataaattgaaaaatactGATACTGCCAAGACTAGGGAATCAAAGGACCATGATACTAGCATGTCAAAGACCACTTCCAAGTCTAAGAAAGAAATTCTAAAAAGTGGAAAATCCAAGAAAACAACGCCAAAGACTGTCATTTCCAAAGGAAAATCTCCCAAAAGTGGTAGAAAGACTGATGTTAATGGTACCGGCAAGGTGAAATCTGGTTTATTGAAGAGAAAAGATTTTGAGAATGATAATTTAGATGTTTCTGAAGGAGAGGTAGAAGATAAGGGCAAGACTTTAATTTCGTCGAAGGCACAAGGAAGTGAGATCAAGAGTGGAAAGAAGCGTCGAAAAAACTAG